A single window of Cellulomonas sp. NTE-D12 DNA harbors:
- a CDS encoding carbonic anhydrase, with translation MTSTTDRPTTPGQAWAALLEGNERFVRGEMVHPSQDAAHRTALSSSQQPFAVVFGCSDSRVAAEIVFDQGLGDAFVVRTAGHVIDTTVLGSIEFGVEVLGTPLVVVLAHDKCGAVAAAAKTLASGEQAPGFVRAVVDRVIPSIVGLTSTGRPLDSFDAAELGHEHVRQTAHMLADYSAVLSRRTADGSCAIVAVEYTLEDGRAKLVETVGRLD, from the coding sequence ATGACGAGCACGACCGACCGACCGACGACCCCGGGACAGGCCTGGGCCGCGCTGCTCGAGGGCAACGAGCGGTTCGTCCGAGGCGAGATGGTGCACCCGTCGCAGGACGCGGCGCACCGCACCGCCCTCAGCTCGAGCCAGCAGCCGTTCGCCGTCGTGTTCGGGTGCTCGGACAGCCGTGTCGCGGCCGAGATCGTGTTCGACCAGGGGCTCGGCGACGCCTTCGTCGTGCGCACCGCCGGTCACGTCATCGACACCACGGTGCTCGGCTCGATCGAGTTCGGCGTCGAGGTGCTCGGCACGCCGCTGGTGGTCGTGCTGGCGCACGACAAGTGCGGGGCGGTGGCCGCCGCCGCCAAGACGCTCGCCAGCGGCGAGCAGGCGCCGGGGTTCGTCCGCGCGGTGGTCGACCGGGTGATCCCGAGCATCGTCGGCCTGACCAGCACCGGGCGGCCGCTCGACTCCTTCGACGCCGCGGAGCTCGGCCACGAGCACGTCCGGCAGACGGCGCACATGCTCGCCGACTACTCGGCAGTGCTCTCCCGGCGGACGGCCGACGGCAGCTGCGCGATCGTCGCCGTGGAGTACACGTTGGAGGACGGCCGCGCGAAGCTCGTGGAGACGGTCGGCCGCCTCGACTGA
- a CDS encoding carbohydrate kinase, with protein sequence MNDERALVIGEALVDVVVREDGSREEHPGGSPANVALGLARLGRQADLLTWLAPDAYGDRVRDHLAASGVHVLNAPVHATRTPVAVAHLDATGAATYEFDLEWDLPATWEGDDVDPVVVHTGSIATTLQPGGAAVARLVEARRATSTISYDPNMRPALMGSPAQTLPVVDALVAAADVIKVSDEDLLWLHPDEAPDDVAARWATAGPAVVVVTHGGEGAFAVTSTGLRVQIVAPRVTVADTVGAGDSFMSGLIDGLWTAGLLGADRREALHAIDEGTLTAVMERCARIAAITVSRAGANPPTAAEVDA encoded by the coding sequence GTGAACGACGAACGGGCGCTGGTGATCGGCGAGGCGCTGGTGGACGTGGTGGTCCGGGAGGACGGCAGCCGCGAGGAGCACCCCGGCGGCAGCCCGGCCAACGTGGCTCTCGGGCTCGCTCGGCTGGGTCGCCAGGCGGACCTGCTGACCTGGCTCGCGCCGGACGCCTACGGCGACCGCGTGCGGGACCACCTGGCGGCGTCCGGGGTGCACGTGCTGAACGCACCGGTGCACGCGACCCGCACGCCGGTCGCCGTGGCCCATCTCGACGCCACCGGCGCCGCGACCTACGAGTTCGACCTGGAGTGGGACCTGCCGGCGACGTGGGAGGGCGACGACGTCGACCCGGTCGTGGTGCACACGGGCTCGATCGCCACCACGTTGCAGCCGGGCGGCGCCGCCGTGGCGCGTCTGGTGGAGGCGCGCCGAGCCACGTCCACCATCAGCTACGACCCCAACATGCGCCCGGCGCTGATGGGCTCGCCCGCGCAGACCCTGCCGGTGGTGGACGCCCTGGTCGCCGCCGCGGACGTGATCAAGGTCAGCGACGAGGACCTGCTGTGGCTGCACCCCGACGAGGCGCCGGACGACGTCGCGGCCCGCTGGGCGACGGCCGGACCGGCCGTCGTGGTGGTGACCCACGGTGGTGAGGGCGCCTTCGCGGTCACGTCCACCGGTCTCCGCGTGCAGATCGTCGCGCCACGCGTCACAGTGGCGGACACGGTCGGTGCCGGGGACTCGTTCATGAGCGGCCTGATCGACGGCCTCTGGACGGCCGGGCTGCTGGGCGCCGACCGGCGCGAGGCGCTGCACGCGATCGACGAGGGGACGCTGACGGCTGTGATGGAGCGGTGCGCGCGGATCGCCGCCATCACCGTGTCGCGCGCCGGGGCCAATCCCCCGACTGCTGCGGAGGTGGATGCATGA
- a CDS encoding exodeoxyribonuclease VII small subunit, with the protein MPKPAVPPTDPNADVQGLGYEQARDELVAVVARLESGAGSLEEALALWERGEALAARCQQWLDGARERLATAAAPRGAGQTSTAGAAGTHDERPQQQAGTDDEDGDDE; encoded by the coding sequence GTGCCGAAGCCAGCCGTACCGCCGACCGACCCGAACGCCGACGTGCAGGGCCTGGGGTACGAGCAGGCGCGTGACGAGCTCGTGGCCGTGGTCGCACGCCTGGAGAGCGGCGCCGGCTCCCTCGAGGAGGCCCTGGCGCTGTGGGAGCGGGGCGAGGCGCTGGCCGCCCGCTGCCAGCAGTGGCTGGACGGTGCGCGGGAGCGGCTGGCGACCGCGGCGGCACCCAGAGGCGCAGGTCAGACGAGCACGGCCGGTGCGGCCGGCACACACGACGAACGGCCGCAGCAGCAGGCCGGTACCGACGACGAGGACGGGGACGACGAGTGA
- the xseA gene encoding exodeoxyribonuclease VII large subunit, whose protein sequence is MTARGPLPLRAADTTPDRPWPVRHLAPKIADYVARMPPVWVEGQVLNLKRWNSLYFLTLRDTDLDMSLSVTVPAGAIASVADRLSDGSHLVVHARPRYHEKRGELTFAADAVRLVGLGELLARIEHLKGVLGAEGLFDEDRKRPLPFLPAVVGLVCAQQGDAEHDVVSNARARWAAVQFEIRRVTVQGPRAVPEVTAAIAELDADPRVEVIVVARGGGSFEDLLPFSNEALVRAAAACRTPLISAIGHHLDAPLLDLVADWRASTPTDAAKRVVPDVTEERARLTQARHRARAAVLGRLTREQSTLDNWRGRPVLARPVTLVEPHQLALDRLVDHGRRTVGAALAEAGIATARLAAQVRALSPAATLDRGYAVVQRADGAVVRDPAEVADGEPLAVRVARGRFAVTVSTPAAAAQPDGAGTRPRTPRR, encoded by the coding sequence CTGACGGCCCGCGGCCCGCTCCCCCTCCGCGCCGCCGACACCACGCCGGACCGACCGTGGCCGGTCCGGCACCTCGCGCCGAAGATCGCCGACTACGTCGCCCGGATGCCCCCGGTGTGGGTCGAGGGCCAGGTGCTCAACCTCAAGCGGTGGAACTCCCTGTACTTCCTGACGCTGCGGGACACGGACCTCGACATGTCGCTGTCCGTCACCGTCCCGGCGGGCGCGATCGCCTCCGTCGCCGACCGGCTGTCCGACGGCTCGCACCTGGTGGTGCACGCCCGGCCCCGGTACCACGAGAAACGGGGCGAGCTGACGTTCGCCGCCGACGCCGTCCGACTGGTCGGCCTGGGCGAGCTGCTCGCGCGGATCGAGCACCTCAAGGGCGTGCTCGGGGCGGAGGGCCTGTTCGACGAGGACCGCAAGCGGCCGCTGCCCTTCCTGCCGGCGGTGGTCGGGCTCGTGTGCGCGCAGCAGGGGGACGCCGAGCACGACGTGGTCTCCAACGCGCGGGCCCGCTGGGCCGCGGTGCAGTTCGAGATCCGGCGGGTCACCGTCCAGGGCCCTCGCGCGGTGCCGGAGGTGACGGCCGCGATCGCCGAGCTCGACGCCGACCCGCGGGTCGAGGTGATCGTCGTCGCGCGGGGCGGCGGGTCGTTCGAGGACCTGCTCCCGTTCAGCAACGAGGCGCTGGTGCGCGCAGCCGCCGCCTGCCGCACGCCTCTGATCAGCGCGATCGGGCACCACCTCGACGCTCCGCTGCTCGACCTGGTGGCCGACTGGCGCGCCTCCACACCGACGGATGCCGCGAAGCGGGTGGTCCCCGACGTCACCGAGGAACGCGCCCGCCTGACGCAGGCGCGCCACCGTGCCCGCGCGGCCGTGCTCGGGCGCCTCACGCGTGAGCAGTCGACGCTGGACAACTGGCGCGGGCGGCCGGTGCTGGCACGTCCCGTCACGCTGGTCGAACCGCACCAGCTCGCGCTCGACCGGCTGGTGGACCACGGCCGCCGAACCGTCGGCGCAGCGCTCGCCGAGGCGGGGATCGCCACGGCGCGGCTCGCCGCACAGGTGCGGGCGCTGTCCCCGGCCGCGACGCTCGACCGCGGGTACGCGGTGGTGCAACGCGCCGACGGTGCGGTGGTGCGCGACCCGGCGGAGGTGGCCGACGGCGAGCCGCTCGCGGTCCGCGTGGCGCGGGGTCGGTTCGCCGTCACCGTCTCGACGCCCGCGGCGGCTGCGCAGCCGGACGGGGCGGGCACGCGCCCTCGCACGCCGCGTCGGTGA
- a CDS encoding 4-hydroxy-3-methylbut-2-enyl diphosphate reductase — protein MNPHRPSVDRAVDRAVDLAVDKAVDLAVDKAVPDAGAATPSSDVVRRVLLASPRGYCAGVDRAVVAVEKALEHYGPPVYVRKEIVHNRHVVDTLAARGAVFVADTDDVPEGARVVFSAHGVSPAVRAAAAARSLLTIDATCPLVTKVHKEAVRFADDDFDILLIGHAGHEEVEGTSGEAPEHIQVVNSPDDVDAVEVRDPERVVWISQTTLSVDETMETVRRLRERFPALQDPPSDDICYATQNRQVAVKKMAPSCDVVVVVGSANSSNSVRLVEVALESGARAAHRIDTAAEIDPAWVAGATTVGVTSGASVPEILVRDVLARLAELGFGDVEEVRTATEDLMFSLPRELRADLKAAGAETRPAREGRRSLDVQGV, from the coding sequence GTGAACCCCCACCGTCCGTCCGTCGACCGTGCCGTCGACCGTGCTGTGGACCTGGCCGTGGACAAGGCCGTGGACCTGGCCGTGGACAAGGCCGTGCCCGACGCCGGTGCGGCGACCCCGTCGTCCGACGTGGTCCGGCGCGTGCTGCTCGCCTCGCCGCGCGGGTACTGCGCGGGCGTGGACCGCGCCGTGGTGGCCGTGGAGAAGGCGCTCGAGCACTACGGCCCGCCGGTGTACGTCCGCAAGGAGATCGTGCACAACCGGCACGTCGTGGACACGCTGGCGGCCCGCGGGGCCGTGTTCGTCGCGGACACCGACGACGTCCCGGAGGGTGCCCGGGTGGTGTTCTCCGCGCACGGCGTCTCGCCGGCGGTGCGGGCAGCGGCGGCCGCTCGTTCGCTGCTCACCATCGACGCGACGTGCCCCCTGGTCACCAAGGTGCACAAGGAGGCCGTGCGGTTCGCCGACGACGACTTCGACATCCTGCTGATCGGCCACGCCGGGCACGAGGAGGTCGAGGGGACGTCGGGGGAGGCGCCGGAGCACATCCAGGTGGTCAACTCCCCGGACGACGTGGACGCCGTCGAGGTCCGCGACCCCGAGCGTGTCGTCTGGATCTCGCAGACCACCCTGTCGGTGGACGAGACGATGGAGACCGTCCGACGGCTGCGTGAGCGGTTCCCCGCGCTGCAGGACCCGCCGAGCGACGACATCTGCTACGCGACGCAGAACCGTCAGGTGGCGGTGAAGAAGATGGCGCCGTCGTGCGACGTGGTCGTGGTGGTCGGTTCCGCGAACTCGTCGAACTCCGTGCGGCTGGTCGAGGTGGCCCTGGAGTCGGGCGCCCGCGCGGCGCACCGGATCGACACCGCCGCGGAGATCGACCCGGCATGGGTGGCCGGTGCGACGACCGTGGGCGTCACCTCCGGCGCCTCGGTGCCCGAGATCCTCGTCAGGGACGTGCTGGCCCGCCTGGCCGAGCTCGGCTTCGGCGACGTGGAGGAGGTCCGCACCGCGACCGAGGACCTGATGTTCTCCCTGCCGCGAGAGCTGCGCGCCGACCTGAAGGCGGCGGGCGCCGAGACGCGGCCGGCACGCGAGGGCCGGCGCTCGCTGGACGTCCAGGGCGTCTAG
- a CDS encoding DNA recombination protein RmuC: protein MDVGVLLLGLAVGVALGAALGWVGAGTRAAARVRAAEVTAVRAEAGWAAERTAAAAARADDERAAERFKALAADALAASSEQFLALAHQRLAAEHQTQVGELAQREQAVRALVEPVGRTLDQVREQLQVAEQARAAGQAALGEQVRAMHAVSEQLRGETAQLVTALRASQVRGRWGEVQLRRVVEAAGMLPHVDFVEQENVRTDDGLLRPDMVVHLAGGKNVVVDAKVAFLGFLDAAQASDPAVRAARLSDHARHVRRHVDDLAAKQYWEQFAPAPEFVVMFVPADAFWHAALDEDPGLAEYAFDRHVVVATPSTLLALLRTVAYAWKQDALAANAQAVLSLGKELHGRLATMGSHLARMGRAIDATASAYNQTVGSLETRVLVSARRFADLHVTDAELPSPAPVDPRLTTLTAPELLASTDERLVVLEQAALAEEDGRRDAAALRAEAASPHAGATEVAG from the coding sequence ATGGACGTGGGCGTGCTGCTGCTGGGACTGGCGGTCGGGGTCGCGCTGGGGGCGGCCCTCGGCTGGGTGGGGGCAGGAACCCGGGCAGCAGCCCGCGTCCGGGCGGCCGAGGTGACGGCGGTCCGCGCGGAGGCGGGCTGGGCGGCGGAGCGCACCGCGGCGGCGGCCGCCCGCGCGGACGACGAGCGAGCGGCCGAACGGTTCAAGGCGCTGGCCGCCGACGCCCTGGCCGCGAGCAGCGAGCAGTTCCTCGCGCTGGCGCACCAGCGGCTGGCCGCCGAGCACCAGACCCAGGTCGGTGAGCTGGCGCAGCGCGAGCAGGCGGTCCGCGCCCTGGTAGAGCCGGTCGGGCGCACGCTGGACCAGGTGCGCGAGCAGCTGCAGGTGGCGGAGCAGGCCCGTGCCGCCGGCCAGGCGGCGCTCGGTGAGCAGGTCCGCGCCATGCACGCGGTGTCCGAGCAGCTGCGCGGCGAGACGGCGCAGCTGGTCACCGCCCTGCGGGCGTCCCAGGTGCGCGGCCGGTGGGGCGAGGTCCAGCTGCGGCGGGTGGTCGAGGCGGCGGGGATGCTGCCGCACGTCGACTTCGTCGAGCAGGAGAACGTCCGCACCGACGACGGTCTGCTGCGGCCCGACATGGTGGTGCACCTGGCGGGCGGCAAGAACGTGGTGGTGGACGCGAAGGTGGCGTTCCTCGGGTTCCTCGACGCCGCGCAGGCGTCGGACCCCGCAGTCCGGGCCGCGCGGCTGAGCGACCACGCGCGGCACGTGCGCCGGCACGTCGACGACCTGGCGGCCAAGCAGTACTGGGAGCAGTTCGCGCCCGCACCGGAGTTCGTCGTGATGTTCGTCCCCGCGGACGCCTTCTGGCACGCCGCGCTCGACGAGGACCCGGGCCTGGCGGAGTACGCGTTCGACCGGCACGTCGTGGTGGCGACCCCCTCCACGCTGCTGGCCCTGCTCCGGACGGTCGCCTACGCCTGGAAGCAGGACGCCCTCGCCGCCAACGCCCAGGCGGTGCTGTCGCTGGGCAAGGAGCTGCACGGTCGGCTCGCGACGATGGGCTCGCACCTCGCGCGGATGGGCCGGGCGATCGACGCGACCGCCTCCGCGTACAACCAGACGGTCGGCTCCCTCGAGACACGGGTGCTGGTCAGCGCCCGGCGGTTCGCCGACCTGCACGTCACCGACGCCGAGCTGCCCTCGCCGGCGCCCGTCGACCCTCGCCTGACCACGCTGACCGCACCGGAGCTGCTGGCCTCCACCGACGAGCGGCTGGTGGTGCTGGAGCAGGCCGCGCTGGCCGAGGAGGACGGCCGCCGGGATGCCGCCGCACTGCGCGCCGAGGCGGCCTCCCCGCACGCCGGCGCGACGGAGGTCGCAGGTTGA
- a CDS encoding ABC transporter ATP-binding protein, whose translation MLTPVPDGNQGPQLPPDPPPPLAPARPLAEPPALVLRGLWRRFGSTIAVAGLDLDVPTGSCYGLVGPNGAGKTTTLLMATGLLRPDFGSVWVQGVDLWADPLRGKALLGVLPDGIPLFDRLTGAQAITYAGLLRGLDRDTVAARTADLLRTMDLERDADTLVVDYSAGMTKKIALACALVHAPRLLVLDEPFEAVDPVSAANIRDILAAYVAGGGTVIVSSHVMDLVQRMCDHVAVIAGGHVLAAGTVDEVRGAGTLEDRFVQLVGGRITGGGLAWLGTSSASS comes from the coding sequence ATGCTGACGCCCGTGCCCGACGGCAACCAGGGGCCGCAGCTCCCTCCCGATCCACCACCGCCGCTCGCCCCTGCTCGGCCGCTCGCCGAGCCCCCGGCACTGGTGCTCCGTGGCCTGTGGCGTCGCTTCGGCAGCACCATCGCGGTCGCCGGTCTGGACCTCGACGTGCCGACCGGCTCCTGCTACGGCCTCGTGGGGCCCAACGGTGCCGGCAAGACCACCACACTGCTGATGGCGACCGGTCTGCTGCGCCCCGACTTCGGCAGCGTGTGGGTGCAGGGCGTCGACCTGTGGGCCGATCCGCTGCGCGGCAAGGCGTTGCTCGGCGTGCTGCCGGACGGCATCCCGCTGTTCGACCGTCTGACCGGCGCGCAGGCGATCACGTACGCCGGTCTGCTCCGCGGCCTCGACCGGGACACGGTGGCTGCCCGCACCGCCGACCTGCTGCGGACCATGGACCTGGAGCGGGACGCGGACACGCTCGTGGTCGACTACTCGGCCGGCATGACGAAGAAGATCGCGCTCGCGTGCGCCCTGGTGCACGCACCCCGGCTGCTGGTGCTCGACGAGCCGTTCGAGGCGGTCGACCCCGTCTCGGCCGCGAACATCCGGGACATCCTCGCGGCGTACGTGGCGGGCGGCGGCACGGTGATCGTCTCGTCGCACGTGATGGACCTGGTCCAGCGGATGTGCGACCACGTCGCGGTGATCGCCGGCGGCCACGTGCTGGCCGCGGGCACGGTGGACGAGGTGCGCGGAGCCGGCACGCTGGAGGACCGGTTCGTGCAGCTGGTCGGCGGACGCATCACGGGCGGGGGACTGGCGTGGTTGGGCACCTCGTCCGCCTCAAGCTGA
- the ychF gene encoding redox-regulated ATPase YchF, whose amino-acid sequence MALTIGIVGLPNVGKSTLFNALTQAQVLAANYPFATIEPNVGVVPLPDPRLTELARVFDSERTIPATVSFVDIAGIVKGASEGEGLGNKFLANIREADAICVVTRAFADPDVVHVEGRVEPLADIETIHTELALADLQTLEKVVPRLEKEVRLKRADAASLAAAQQAQAVLEDGRPLSLADGVDVQTLAEFGLLTTKPFIYVFNTDDEGLADTAMQERLRAAVAPADAVFLDAKFEAELVELEPDEAREMLAANGQEESGLDQLARVGFHTLGLQTYLTAGPKEARAWTIHQGWTAPQAAGVIHTDFQKGFIKAEVISYADLVEAGSVAAVRAAGKARIEGKDYVMADGDVVEFRFNV is encoded by the coding sequence GTGGCGCTCACCATCGGCATCGTCGGCCTGCCCAACGTCGGCAAGTCCACCCTCTTCAACGCTCTGACGCAGGCCCAGGTGCTCGCCGCCAACTACCCGTTCGCGACCATCGAGCCCAACGTCGGCGTGGTTCCGCTGCCTGACCCCCGGCTGACCGAGCTCGCGCGCGTGTTCGACTCCGAGCGGACGATCCCGGCCACCGTGTCGTTCGTCGACATCGCCGGCATCGTCAAGGGTGCGAGCGAGGGCGAGGGGCTGGGCAACAAGTTCCTCGCCAACATCCGTGAGGCCGACGCGATCTGCGTGGTGACCAGGGCGTTCGCCGACCCGGACGTGGTCCACGTCGAGGGTCGTGTCGAGCCGCTGGCGGACATCGAGACGATCCACACCGAGCTGGCGCTCGCGGACCTGCAGACCCTGGAGAAGGTGGTGCCGCGCCTGGAGAAGGAGGTGCGGCTCAAGCGGGCCGACGCCGCATCCCTGGCCGCCGCGCAGCAGGCGCAGGCGGTGCTGGAGGACGGTCGCCCGCTCTCACTGGCCGACGGTGTGGACGTCCAGACGCTGGCGGAGTTCGGCCTGCTCACGACCAAGCCGTTCATCTACGTGTTCAACACGGACGACGAGGGCCTGGCGGACACCGCGATGCAGGAGAGGCTGCGGGCGGCCGTCGCGCCCGCCGACGCCGTGTTCCTCGACGCGAAGTTCGAGGCCGAGCTGGTCGAGCTCGAGCCGGACGAGGCCCGCGAGATGCTCGCCGCAAACGGTCAGGAGGAGTCCGGGCTGGACCAGCTGGCCCGCGTCGGGTTCCACACCCTCGGCCTGCAGACGTACCTCACCGCCGGCCCGAAGGAGGCCCGCGCGTGGACCATCCACCAGGGCTGGACGGCACCGCAGGCGGCCGGGGTGATCCACACGGACTTCCAGAAGGGCTTCATCAAGGCCGAGGTGATCAGCTACGCGGACCTGGTCGAGGCGGGCTCCGTGGCAGCGGTGCGCGCCGCCGGCAAGGCGCGGATCGAGGGCAAGGACTACGTGATGGCCGACGGCGACGTGGTGGAGTTCCGCTTCAACGTGTGA
- a CDS encoding GNAT family protein — protein sequence MTVIADAASPLRRLTLGDAPVLARLVRANRDFLAPTSPVRTEDWFTDEGQERAVRTALASAEAGTIYPAVLVEGGDVVGILNLNSIIRGAFQSASVGYWVAQDRNGRGIATRAVAAAKRLAAEELGLHRLEASTLLDNTASQRVLTSNGFVQYGVAPDYLRIAGRWQAHALFQVTFPGS from the coding sequence GTGACGGTGATCGCAGACGCGGCCTCGCCCCTGCGCCGGCTGACCCTCGGTGACGCACCGGTCCTCGCGCGGCTGGTCCGGGCAAACCGGGACTTCCTCGCGCCGACGAGCCCGGTGCGCACCGAGGACTGGTTCACCGACGAGGGGCAGGAGCGCGCGGTGCGGACGGCGCTTGCGTCCGCCGAGGCGGGAACGATCTACCCCGCCGTGCTGGTCGAGGGCGGCGACGTGGTGGGGATCCTCAACCTCAACAGCATCATCCGGGGCGCCTTCCAGTCCGCGAGCGTCGGCTACTGGGTGGCGCAGGACCGCAACGGCCGTGGGATCGCGACGAGGGCGGTCGCCGCAGCCAAGCGGCTCGCGGCTGAGGAGCTCGGGCTCCATCGGCTCGAGGCGAGCACGCTGCTCGACAACACCGCCTCCCAGCGCGTGCTGACCTCGAACGGGTTCGTCCAGTACGGCGTGGCGCCGGACTACCTGCGAATCGCGGGCCGGTGGCAAGCCCATGCACTCTTCCAGGTGACATTCCCGGGCTCGTGA
- a CDS encoding DUF4214 domain-containing protein: MSGCSELHRVGAYQQCESRHEGAAAGYAPLTAAVHWCAGAHYTDSGVGHGDTAAPVPRVAPGDHVRITHRALALAAVSLLVASTAAPASAAPRHTVLDPASANAVYNYVISIYEDLFHRAPEWSGEVGWSTALISGTPRIAVANAITSSEEFRTGLIDDAYDTYLGRGPDAGGLQSWLGGMSAGMTVEQLDSGFIASPEYWATNGGTSADWVRALYRDVLGRDAGSSEVTGWVAALDRGATRTQVSLGFLLSTEYLTTVVDGYYQRLLRRSIEPGQGTWVAAIQNGARDEQIIGGIVASDEYWNNESTRPWVGSISLSPNQDTSVYLGWGQTYTVQAYQPDGTLIGDATDEATITWDGQPCLHGLCQPTAVGPHEIHAQHRGLNAWVTLTVLPLA, from the coding sequence TTGAGCGGGTGCTCCGAGCTGCACCGCGTCGGCGCATACCAGCAATGCGAATCGCGCCACGAGGGCGCCGCGGCTGGCTACGCTCCGCTCACGGCCGCGGTGCACTGGTGCGCTGGTGCGCACTACACCGATTCCGGCGTCGGACACGGCGACACCGCCGCGCCTGTTCCTCGGGTAGCCCCTGGAGACCACGTGCGCATCACTCACCGGGCCCTCGCGCTCGCCGCCGTCAGCCTGCTGGTCGCCTCGACGGCCGCACCCGCCTCTGCTGCGCCCCGGCACACCGTCCTCGACCCCGCATCCGCGAACGCGGTCTACAACTACGTGATCTCCATCTACGAGGATCTCTTCCACCGGGCGCCGGAGTGGTCGGGCGAAGTGGGGTGGTCGACCGCACTGATCTCGGGCACGCCACGCATCGCGGTGGCCAACGCGATCACCTCCTCGGAGGAGTTCCGGACCGGCCTGATCGACGACGCCTACGACACCTACCTGGGGCGTGGTCCCGACGCAGGCGGCCTGCAGTCCTGGCTAGGCGGCATGAGCGCAGGCATGACCGTCGAGCAGCTCGACTCGGGCTTCATCGCCTCACCTGAGTACTGGGCGACCAACGGCGGGACCTCCGCGGACTGGGTCAGGGCCCTGTACCGCGATGTCCTCGGCCGCGATGCCGGTAGCTCAGAGGTCACCGGCTGGGTGGCGGCGCTCGACCGCGGAGCGACCCGCACGCAGGTCTCGCTGGGCTTCCTGCTGTCGACCGAGTATCTGACCACGGTCGTCGACGGCTACTACCAGCGGCTCCTCCGCCGGAGCATCGAACCGGGACAAGGCACCTGGGTCGCGGCCATCCAGAACGGGGCGCGCGACGAGCAGATCATCGGCGGCATCGTCGCCTCCGACGAGTACTGGAACAACGAGTCGACGCGCCCCTGGGTCGGAAGCATCTCGTTGTCGCCCAATCAGGACACCAGCGTGTATCTCGGTTGGGGTCAGACCTACACCGTCCAGGCCTATCAGCCGGACGGGACACTCATCGGCGACGCCACCGACGAGGCCACCATCACCTGGGACGGTCAGCCGTGCCTGCACGGGTTGTGCCAGCCCACAGCTGTCGGCCCGCACGAGATCCACGCGCAGCATCGCGGCCTCAACGCCTGGGTGACGCTGACGGTGCTCCCTCTTGCCTGA